The Heliorestis convoluta genome includes the window TGTGAGAAAACTTGCTCCACATTGGTTCCGTATTTGGCAGCGTCACCAGAAATTTTACCTGCTTTGATTTGATTGCCAATGGTTTTGCCAACCATAGCTGCAGCAAGAGGAGAACGAGCCATGGCGATCACTTTAATGTAAGGGGAACCCATGGCAAAAGCTTTGAACATCTGATCTTCTAAGGTGATACCACCGGCAATGGCTACAGGTGGAATATAGGCACCTTTCTCTTTCAGTTGATCAAGGTACTTAATTAAGAGAGATTGAATGTAGATAGTAGGTACGCCCCACTCGTTCATCATTCTCCAGGGGCTCATACCTGTACCACCACCAGCGCCATCTACAGTCAGTAAGTCTAACTTAGCATCGGAAGCGTACTTAACAGCTCTTGCTAAGTCAGCCGCCCTGTAGGCACCAGTCTTTAAGAAGATATTCTTAGCACCAGCTTGGCGTAGTTCTTCCACGCGAGCCATGAAAGACTCGCGCGTAACCATGCCAACACGAGAATGACGCTCGAATTCATTAAAAGAACCATTTTTGTAAGCAGTTTGAACGGCTGGATCAGTTGGATCAGGCAAGACAATGTATCCACGGCTGTGTAGCTCTAGCGCTCTCTCAAGAGAATTCAGCTTCACTTCGCCGCCAATGTCTTTGGCACCTTGGCCCCACTTAAGTTCTACTGCCGTTACACCGAGTTTTTCAATGGCATACTCTTGCACACCAAGACGAGTATCTTCTACGTTGGCTTGCACCGCGATGCAACCATAACCTTGATACCAGTCTTGGAAGTCGCGAACGCGCTTTTCTAAGGCCGGAGACTTCACAACACGACCATTTTTGATCTCAACGTTTGGATCCATACCACAGATGTTTTCACCAATTACAATGGCTGCGCCGGAAATGGCACAACCGGAAGCAAGGTGATCCCAATTGTTGGCAGCCACGTTGGTGGAGCCCATACCCGCAACAATGATTGGATTTTTTAGTTTGATTTTATGTTCATTGCCTATCTCAGTTTCTATGTTGGCAGCTGGGAAGATGGCTTTATCAGAATCGGCTTCAACACCATGAGCGCCGACGGCTGTTCCCATGATATTAAAGTGAGAGTAGTCAACAGGGTAATCTTTTTCCGAAGCTGACGTTGTTGTCCCGAAAGGCTGAGGATAGAGCGTTTCTTTTGAACGATAGGCTGCTTTGCCTACTTCACAAAAACCTGGACAACCATCGATACAGGTGGCGCACAGGCCAGAAAATGGGACGATGCTGTCAGGTGTACGGCATTTTGTTAATGTAGCTGCGCTACGGTTCAACTTACTGTAAGTCATAACGACCTACCCCCTATTAAGTTTTATTGGCACCTTTTCAATATTGGTTAAAGAGACGCAAAGAGCCGAAGGTCTTTGCGTACTTGTCTATCTACAGATGGTGGTCCTGTAGACTAGTATCTCGTTAGGTACTGTTCAATCTCCCAAGGATGGACTCGAATGCGATAGTTGTCCCATTCGGACAGTTTAGCCTCTATATAGCGCTCATAGATATGAGGACCTAGTGCTTCTTGAATCACTTGATTCTTTTGTAATTCTTCCAACGCCTCTTGAAGACTCATTGGCAGTTGGCCAATAGACAGTTCTGCTCGTTCCTTCTCGGTCATAGTATAGATGTTCCGATCGACAGCAGCTGGTGGCATCAGTTTCCGCTTAATACCGTCAAGACCTGCCTTAAGAGCAACTGTTAAAGCTAGATAGGGGTTACAAGATGGATCGGGGTTGCGCAGCTCAACCCGTGTGCTCATGCCTCTTTTGGCTGGAATTCTAATCAAAGGACTACGGTTTTGGGCAGACCAAGCGATATAGACAGGCGCTTCAAAGCCCGAAACAAGTCGCTTGTAAGAGTTGACAATGGGGTTCGTTATGGCCGTCATGGCTTTTACGTGTTCCATCAAGCCAGCAATATAATGGTAGGCTTCTTGGCTCAGTTGTCGCTCCCCCTGGGGATCGAAAAAGACATTCTGCTCGCCTTTGAAAAGAGATTGGTTCATATGCATACCCGAACCGGCAATTCCGTAGACTGGTTTGGGCATAAAAGAAGCATGCAGACCATGTCTTTGCGCAATCGTTCTGACGACAAACTTAAAGGTCATCACTTTGTCAGCGACAGCCAATGCATTGTCGTATTTGAAGTCTATTTCATGCTGTCCCGGTGCCAGTTCGTGGTGGGACGCTTCAATTTCAAATCCCATGGCTTCTAAGGTTAAAACCATTTCACGACGAGCATTTTCCCCTAGATCAACGGGCGTTAAGTCAAAATAGCCAGCCTTGTCGTGGGTAATTGTCGTCGGGTTACCTTCTTGATCCATATGGAAAAGGAAGAATTCTGCTTCCGGCCCAACATTGAAGGCACTGTAGCCTAGTTCTTCCGCTTCGGCAAGAGCTCGACGTAAGGCAGTACGAGGGCATCCCATAAATGGTTGACCATCTGGCAGAGCCACATCACAAATGAGACGAGCTACTCTACTTTCTTTTGGCGTCCAAGGAAAGACAGTAAAGGTTGATGAATCAGGCTTTAACATCATATCGGATTCTTCAATCCGTACAAACCCATCAATGGAAGAGCCATCGAAGGCAATATCTCCATCTAAAGCCTTTGGCAATTGTTCTACAGGAATAGATACGTTTTTGGGGATACCAAAGATATCAGAGAATTGTAGACGTACAAATTTCACCTGACGTTCTTTGGCTTGATCAAGTACCATGTTCTTTTCTGCTGAAGTCATGATCATACTGTCTCACCTCCTCATTGAAGTTTCTTGCTTATCATAACAAATTTATTTTCTTGTAACAACAACAGTTCACCTATTATGCAGTATACATTGTGTTGAATTCATTAATGCGTCTTTTCTTGCGGATTCTAGCTAGAAATATTAAGCAAAAAGAGCCTCTTCTGGTAAAAGAGAAAGAGGCTCTTTCTATTATTTTACTGGACATTTCGACTGTATCGGATCATCCCTGCACAAGCAACGACTTGAATGCCCTGTCTTTCCAGCGCATCAAGCAGTAGATTCATTCCTAGAGAGTCACTGGCCATATGGCCTGCAATGACGACATTAATATGGTATTTTTCTGCTTCTTTGCGATGTTTTTCTCCCATATGCATTCCTACAATGGTACCTACACCGGCTTGAGCCAGTCGAGCATAAGCTTCTTCTGAACCAGAAGTGCCTCCTGTCATATCAACAATGACTTTACCACAGCGCCCATCTTTTTTACCAGCAAATAGCGTAGGGCCAGAACCTCTTTTGGCCGCTTCTTTGTATTCAGGAATCTCTTTGAGTAGCTTTAGAATATCATCAACTTTCTTAGGGTTTCTTTCTTCAATTACTCTGCTTAAGAAAGTTTGAACCTGGTTGTCTGCCGGCGTATGGACGCACATCAAGGGCAGATCTAGCAAGCGGGCTGCGTCGACAGCTCGATTGTGGTTGAGAGGAGCCAGCCCTCTCCGAACTTCTCCAATACGACTGGCCATAATACCTTCTGCAATATTGATGGGTACACCGATTTGATGTAGCAAATCTTCTTGCATATGCATTACTTTATGGAGCGCAGATAAGGCTTTGCCTTCAGGATGATGAGCCATGATTAAATCAATAGCCTCGCCTTTTTCTCGAAGTCTATCGGCCAATAATACTTCGCCGACTTCAATATCAATGCCTACTAGAATGCGCTTTATTTCCCGAGTTTCTTCACCATAAAGAATGGCCGTATCACTATAGGGGTTGAATAAAGTATCTTCCTGAAAACCTTCAGAATCATCGCCTTTGGCTTTTTCCTTTTCTTTTTGCCGCTCTTTTAGAAGTTCTTCTACTTGTTTTTTGCCTCGTGGGTCTGCTTCTATTCCTAGAGCGACCATGCGTCGATAGACATCTTTTAATTTCACCGTTGCTTCCTCCTATCGTGGTGAGTAGAGCTAGCCTTTCGGTTTCTTTAGAATCTTTTTGACTTCTTTGAGTCGATGGCAATTAAGAACATCTTTCTTTTCTAGTCCTGCTTTTCTGGCATTATTGATGCCATAGCTTATGTCAGCAAGGCGGTTTCGATCATGGGCATCTGTATTGATAGCAATCATAATCCCTCGGTCTTTGGCCATCCTGGCATGCGTAGCCGATAGGTCGAGTCTTTCAGGCGATGCATTGATCTCGAGGATGGTCCCTGTCTTTGCTGCGAGATCCAACAACCAGTCAAGATCAACGTCATAGGGATCTCTTGACCCTAGCAACCTTCCCGTCGGATGGGCCAGAATATCGACATGGGGATTTTTAAGCGCTTTTTCAATACGATTGTGGATCTTATGCCGATCTTGTCTTAGGTTGGTGTGGACAGAAGCAATGACCAGATCCATCTTTTCTAGAAATTCATCAGGATAATCAAGGCGACCGTCTGTTAAGATATCCATTTCTACGCCCGCTAAAACTGTGAAGTCTTTTTGCCCTTTGTTCAAATTCTGAATTGCTTTTCTTTGCTCAAGAAGCTTCTCTTCTGTTAAACCACGAGCAATATGAAGCGATTGAGAGTGATCTGTGATGGCCATGTACTCATAACCGCGGTCACGCCCTGCCGCCACCATCTCTTCTAAGGTGGATACTCCATCACTCCACTTGGTATGGATGTGCAGGTCCCCTCGAATGTCGCGCTCTTCTATTAGCTTGGGCAAAGCACCTCGTACTGCTTGCCCTACTTCTTC containing:
- a CDS encoding FMN-binding glutamate synthase family protein: MTYSKLNRSAATLTKCRTPDSIVPFSGLCATCIDGCPGFCEVGKAAYRSKETLYPQPFGTTTSASEKDYPVDYSHFNIMGTAVGAHGVEADSDKAIFPAANIETEIGNEHKIKLKNPIIVAGMGSTNVAANNWDHLASGCAISGAAIVIGENICGMDPNVEIKNGRVVKSPALEKRVRDFQDWYQGYGCIAVQANVEDTRLGVQEYAIEKLGVTAVELKWGQGAKDIGGEVKLNSLERALELHSRGYIVLPDPTDPAVQTAYKNGSFNEFERHSRVGMVTRESFMARVEELRQAGAKNIFLKTGAYRAADLARAVKYASDAKLDLLTVDGAGGGTGMSPWRMMNEWGVPTIYIQSLLIKYLDQLKEKGAYIPPVAIAGGITLEDQMFKAFAMGSPYIKVIAMARSPLAAAMVGKTIGNQIKAGKISGDAAKYGTNVEQVFSQACNVKNMLGDRYQDLPIGAIGVYSYFERLGMGLKQFMCGARKFSLDYITRDDVIALTKEAAEISGIRYIMEHDEEEAQAILNS
- the glnA gene encoding type I glutamate--ammonia ligase, whose amino-acid sequence is MTSAEKNMVLDQAKERQVKFVRLQFSDIFGIPKNVSIPVEQLPKALDGDIAFDGSSIDGFVRIEESDMMLKPDSSTFTVFPWTPKESRVARLICDVALPDGQPFMGCPRTALRRALAEAEELGYSAFNVGPEAEFFLFHMDQEGNPTTITHDKAGYFDLTPVDLGENARREMVLTLEAMGFEIEASHHELAPGQHEIDFKYDNALAVADKVMTFKFVVRTIAQRHGLHASFMPKPVYGIAGSGMHMNQSLFKGEQNVFFDPQGERQLSQEAYHYIAGLMEHVKAMTAITNPIVNSYKRLVSGFEAPVYIAWSAQNRSPLIRIPAKRGMSTRVELRNPDPSCNPYLALTVALKAGLDGIKRKLMPPAAVDRNIYTMTEKERAELSIGQLPMSLQEALEELQKNQVIQEALGPHIYERYIEAKLSEWDNYRIRVHPWEIEQYLTRY
- a CDS encoding NGG1p interacting factor NIF3; this encodes MKLKDVYRRMVALGIEADPRGKKQVEELLKERQKEKEKAKGDDSEGFQEDTLFNPYSDTAILYGEETREIKRILVGIDIEVGEVLLADRLREKGEAIDLIMAHHPEGKALSALHKVMHMQEDLLHQIGVPINIAEGIMASRIGEVRRGLAPLNHNRAVDAARLLDLPLMCVHTPADNQVQTFLSRVIEERNPKKVDDILKLLKEIPEYKEAAKRGSGPTLFAGKKDGRCGKVIVDMTGGTSGSEEAYARLAQAGVGTIVGMHMGEKHRKEAEKYHINVVIAGHMASDSLGMNLLLDALERQGIQVVACAGMIRYSRNVQ